The Desulfovibrio sp. genome includes a region encoding these proteins:
- a CDS encoding cytochrome c3 family protein, translating into MKYVTLLLLALSLVWVGEAQARDIKEMSQIIKKPIEIPGGTSSRMSVMFPHTAHKGINCMHCHHEEGSDSRYVACTECHATPGARERDPMSMFMAFHSKNGDRSCYGCHSQKAKENPAKYGAKFKGCRPCHMAASAREAAKQK; encoded by the coding sequence ATGAAATATGTGACCTTGTTGCTGCTTGCGTTAAGCCTCGTGTGGGTTGGCGAAGCGCAGGCACGTGATATCAAGGAAATGTCGCAGATCATTAAAAAGCCCATTGAAATTCCTGGCGGTACATCCTCGCGCATGAGCGTTATGTTCCCCCACACGGCGCACAAAGGCATCAACTGCATGCACTGCCATCATGAAGAAGGCAGCGACAGTCGCTACGTAGCCTGTACAGAATGCCACGCCACTCCCGGTGCACGCGAACGTGATCCCATGAGCATGTTCATGGCCTTCCACTCCAAGAACGGCGACCGCTCCTGCTACGGCTGCCACTCGCAGAAGGCCAAGGAAAATCCCGCCAAGTACGGCGCCAAGTTCAAGGGCTGCCGTCCCTGCCACATGGCCGCAAGCGCACGCGAAGCCGCCAAGCAGAAGTAA
- a CDS encoding protein phosphatase CheZ: MSDEKPEAAVYKQISTEMRQGLREIFERISTASKGQPLPPPNPDALFLEASSQLDEVLKDTESATMTIMEIVERHLDLQEQNAAHLTGLLSGGADAASIAELEANNKLLGDDLTSVLTALSFQDITGQRIKKVVSALNQIEAMVVELYVSTGLILDAAEKDPSKNVQELQDEARQAVKEFNQGRSELKGPDKAGASQGAIDDMLSQLGL; encoded by the coding sequence ATGAGCGACGAAAAGCCCGAAGCCGCAGTTTACAAGCAGATCAGCACGGAAATGCGCCAGGGTCTGAGAGAGATTTTTGAGCGCATCTCCACTGCCTCCAAAGGCCAGCCCCTGCCCCCCCCAAACCCGGATGCGCTATTTCTGGAAGCATCAAGCCAGCTGGATGAAGTGCTGAAAGATACAGAAAGCGCCACCATGACCATCATGGAAATAGTGGAACGGCATCTGGATCTTCAGGAACAGAACGCGGCACACCTGACAGGATTGCTTAGCGGCGGCGCGGATGCGGCCTCCATTGCCGAGCTGGAAGCAAACAACAAGCTCCTTGGCGATGACCTCACTTCAGTGCTGACCGCCCTGAGCTTTCAGGACATCACAGGCCAGCGCATTAAAAAGGTTGTTTCTGCCCTGAACCAGATTGAGGCAATGGTGGTGGAACTCTATGTTTCCACGGGCCTTATTCTGGACGCGGCGGAAAAAGACCCCAGCAAGAACGTTCAGGAATTGCAGGACGAAGCACGTCAGGCGGTCAAGGAATTCAATCAGGGCCGCAGCGAACTCAAAGGGCCTGACAAGGCCGGAGCTTCGCAGGGCGCTATTGACGACATGCTTTCCCAGTTGGGTCTCTAG
- the ybgF gene encoding tol-pal system protein YbgF, which translates to MRTLRTMYILTLACAALPLSGCMGGSTSSGNGSISLEQQVQQQDVQLRQLQPAQADAWSQIQTLRQEVNTLKGQLDDLQNAGGAKALVGRVRAHDEALRQVERSMALNLNLGDPMTSGGSSAPFAQAAPQAVPQAAPQVAPQAAPAFSQPGYGQPSYGQAAAGGMAAGSVGYAAASAAGDQGAAAAQPQTVINPSSSTWGQPSPQPEPQVQAPKKDISLALFDAGVNAYQSRKYDEAQRSFNDFLKNYKDHSQAPEAQYYLAECYFQRNQFADAALAYDAVIKKYPSSSSAPGAYLKQGISFSKLNQSAAAKARLEELIKKYPNSPEAARAKTFLKTNK; encoded by the coding sequence ATGCGCACACTCCGTACTATGTACATCCTGACTCTGGCTTGCGCGGCGCTGCCTTTGAGCGGCTGCATGGGCGGCAGCACCAGCAGCGGTAATGGCAGCATCTCACTGGAACAGCAGGTGCAACAGCAAGACGTGCAGTTGCGCCAGTTGCAGCCTGCTCAGGCTGACGCCTGGAGCCAGATTCAGACGCTGCGGCAGGAAGTCAACACACTCAAGGGCCAGCTCGATGACCTGCAGAACGCAGGCGGCGCCAAAGCCCTGGTGGGCCGTGTGAGAGCGCACGATGAAGCGCTGCGTCAGGTGGAGCGCAGCATGGCGCTGAACCTGAACCTTGGCGACCCCATGACCAGCGGCGGTAGTTCTGCCCCCTTTGCGCAGGCGGCTCCTCAGGCGGTTCCTCAGGCGGCTCCTCAGGTTGCCCCCCAGGCGGCACCTGCTTTCAGCCAGCCTGGCTATGGCCAGCCTTCCTACGGGCAGGCAGCGGCAGGCGGCATGGCTGCTGGTTCCGTAGGCTACGCAGCGGCCTCCGCCGCTGGCGATCAGGGCGCGGCAGCAGCCCAGCCTCAGACCGTCATCAATCCCAGTTCCAGCACTTGGGGCCAGCCTAGCCCCCAGCCCGAACCGCAGGTTCAGGCTCCCAAAAAGGACATTTCGCTGGCGCTGTTTGATGCTGGCGTTAACGCCTACCAGTCACGCAAGTACGACGAGGCGCAGCGTTCTTTCAATGACTTTCTGAAAAACTACAAAGACCACAGCCAGGCCCCCGAGGCCCAGTACTATCTGGCCGAGTGCTATTTCCAGCGCAACCAGTTTGCGGATGCGGCCCTGGCGTATGATGCTGTTATCAAAAAGTATCCTTCTTCTTCCAGCGCGCCCGGCGCGTACCTCAAGCAGGGTATCAGCTTCAGCAAGCTCAATCAGTCTGCGGCTGCCAAAGCCCGCCTGGAAGAGCTGATCAAGAAGTATCCCAACTCGCCTGAAGCTGCGCGGGCCAAGACGTTTCTGAAGACCAACAAGTAA
- a CDS encoding PLDc N-terminal domain-containing protein has translation MIFHWWHVLVVMFPMIPTLWSILHIWGHEFETPQQRALWLVLVVFLPCVGGIIYIFTGRKKVLGKVQN, from the coding sequence ATGATTTTTCATTGGTGGCATGTGCTTGTGGTAATGTTCCCCATGATCCCGACATTGTGGAGCATTCTGCACATATGGGGACACGAGTTTGAAACCCCGCAACAGCGCGCCCTGTGGCTTGTGCTGGTAGTTTTTCTGCCATGTGTGGGGGGAATCATCTATATTTTCACCGGACGAAAAAAAGTTCTGGGAAAAGTGCAAAATTGA
- the lspA gene encoding signal peptidase II — protein MPRRYRILGIAAIVALVLDQVSKWAVMQFIPEHRPITVIAGLFDLVNIRNRGAAFGFLNRSDIEWQFWLFLAATVVAVWAIVMLVRSSEEDPWLFAALGLVMGGALGNLVDRVRFRAVVDFLDVYWGDWHWPAFNIADSAIFVGAVLACLILWRKPQAAASDKGGKPTPGKGGTA, from the coding sequence ATGCCAAGGCGTTATCGCATACTCGGCATAGCGGCCATTGTCGCCCTTGTTCTCGATCAGGTGAGCAAGTGGGCTGTCATGCAGTTCATACCCGAGCACAGGCCCATCACGGTCATTGCCGGGCTGTTTGATCTGGTCAACATCCGCAATCGCGGCGCGGCCTTTGGCTTTTTGAACCGGTCAGACATTGAGTGGCAGTTCTGGCTTTTTCTCGCTGCCACGGTTGTGGCTGTGTGGGCCATTGTCATGCTGGTGCGCAGCTCGGAAGAAGACCCCTGGCTGTTCGCGGCCCTTGGACTTGTGATGGGCGGCGCGCTGGGCAATCTGGTTGACCGTGTGCGCTTTCGCGCCGTGGTGGACTTTCTGGATGTCTATTGGGGCGACTGGCACTGGCCAGCCTTCAATATAGCCGACTCGGCCATATTTGTGGGCGCGGTGCTGGCCTGCCTGATTCTCTGGCGCAAGCCCCAGGCTGCCGCCAGCGACAAAGGCGGCAAACCAACCCCCGGCAAGGGAGGAACCGCATGA
- the ileS gene encoding isoleucine--tRNA ligase gives MSDYKKTLNLPQTAFPMKANLAQREPETLKKWDAINSYEAMVEASGSKGTYVLHDGPPYANGHIHMGTALNKILKDIIVKSRNMAGFASRYVPGWDCHGLPIEHKVEQELKEKKKTLPAHVVRKLCRDYASKWIDVQRKEFRRLGVLGNWEDPYMSMRPTYEAATARELANFVETGGVMRSKKPIYWCCSCHTALAEAEVEYYDHTSPSIFVRFPLQDDGLKKVFSAADPAHAFVVIWTTTPWTLPDNMAVCLHPEFTYVLVEVDGAQYVLAEELLASCAEQFGWSEPEILGRATGEQLEGLKARHPFYDRVSPIILGQHVTLEAGTGCVHTAPGHGREDYEVGLKYGLEIYSPMDDAGRFLPTVQFFAGLNVFEANPKVIEKLEEVGALLRQAKIKHSYPHCWRCKQPVIFRATTQWFISMEKNDLRGRALKAIDEQVRWIPAWGRERIHNMIEFRPDWCISRQRQWGVPIMALLCEDCGEAWNDPNWMRDLCDRFAKHPTGCDYWYEAELSEIVPEGLACPHCGGNHWKRETDILDVWFDSGTSFAAVLEQRPELAYPADLYLEGSDQHRGWFHSSLLVSEGTRQRAPYKAVLTHGYVVDGEGRKMSKSIGNVIAPQELIEKFGAEIVRLWVSSVEYREDIRISDEILGRLVDAYRRIRNTCRFILGNLEGLGKDDLLPLNELLPLDRFAIDAAARVHDRVQQAYMDFDFHKVYHTLHNYCVTDLSSMYLDVLKDRLYASGPASAERRSAQTALWHILGLLLRDMAPVLSFTAEEIFAHLPEGLRGGEPTVFALQPIESAPLMLDEGARDDWNVLAAVRGAVTKAIEPMRRDGVIGHSLDTRVTLFVADELRQRLEGLNTDLRAFCIVSQIAMQPLESAPQGAYCDEEIAGLAIGVEKAHGEKCERCWIYSTELGTDAEHPTLCPRCTAVIKAMEA, from the coding sequence ATGAGCGATTATAAGAAAACATTGAACCTGCCTCAGACCGCCTTTCCCATGAAAGCCAACCTGGCCCAGCGTGAGCCGGAAACCCTGAAAAAATGGGACGCCATCAACAGCTACGAAGCCATGGTTGAGGCTTCCGGCAGCAAGGGAACCTACGTGCTGCACGACGGCCCTCCCTATGCCAACGGCCACATCCACATGGGCACGGCCCTGAACAAGATTCTCAAGGACATTATTGTTAAATCGCGCAACATGGCTGGTTTTGCCTCACGTTATGTGCCGGGCTGGGACTGTCACGGCCTGCCCATTGAGCACAAGGTCGAGCAGGAACTGAAAGAAAAGAAAAAGACCCTGCCCGCCCATGTGGTGCGCAAGCTCTGCCGCGACTACGCCTCCAAGTGGATCGATGTGCAGCGCAAGGAATTTCGGCGTCTCGGCGTGCTTGGCAACTGGGAAGATCCCTACATGAGCATGCGCCCCACCTATGAGGCCGCCACCGCCCGCGAGCTTGCCAACTTTGTGGAAACGGGCGGCGTCATGCGCTCCAAAAAGCCCATCTATTGGTGCTGCTCCTGCCACACGGCCCTTGCAGAGGCAGAGGTGGAATATTACGATCACACGTCCCCTTCCATCTTTGTGCGCTTTCCCCTGCAGGACGATGGCCTGAAAAAGGTCTTCTCCGCTGCGGATCCCGCCCATGCCTTTGTGGTCATCTGGACCACCACCCCCTGGACGCTGCCGGACAACATGGCCGTGTGCCTGCACCCCGAGTTCACCTATGTTCTCGTGGAAGTGGACGGCGCGCAGTACGTGCTGGCCGAAGAGCTGCTCGCCTCCTGCGCGGAGCAGTTCGGCTGGAGCGAACCCGAAATCCTCGGCCGCGCCACCGGCGAACAGCTTGAAGGCCTCAAGGCCCGCCACCCCTTCTATGACCGCGTGTCACCCATCATTTTGGGCCAGCACGTCACCCTTGAAGCTGGCACGGGCTGCGTTCACACCGCCCCCGGTCATGGCCGCGAAGACTACGAAGTGGGCCTCAAATATGGCCTCGAAATCTATTCGCCCATGGACGATGCCGGACGCTTTTTGCCCACGGTGCAGTTCTTTGCCGGGTTGAATGTTTTTGAAGCCAACCCCAAGGTCATTGAAAAGCTTGAAGAAGTCGGCGCATTGCTGCGTCAGGCCAAGATCAAGCACTCCTACCCGCACTGCTGGCGCTGCAAGCAGCCGGTTATTTTCCGCGCCACCACCCAGTGGTTCATCAGCATGGAAAAGAACGACCTGCGTGGCCGCGCACTCAAGGCCATTGACGAGCAGGTGCGCTGGATCCCCGCCTGGGGCCGCGAACGCATCCACAACATGATCGAATTTCGGCCTGACTGGTGCATCTCGCGCCAGCGCCAGTGGGGTGTGCCCATCATGGCCCTGCTCTGCGAAGACTGCGGAGAAGCCTGGAACGACCCAAACTGGATGCGCGACCTCTGCGACCGCTTTGCCAAGCACCCCACCGGCTGCGACTACTGGTACGAGGCCGAGCTTTCGGAAATCGTGCCGGAAGGCCTTGCCTGCCCGCACTGCGGCGGCAACCACTGGAAGCGCGAAACCGACATCCTTGACGTGTGGTTTGACTCCGGCACAAGCTTTGCCGCCGTGCTGGAACAGCGCCCTGAGCTTGCTTACCCCGCCGATCTGTACCTTGAAGGTTCGGATCAGCACCGGGGCTGGTTCCACAGCTCCCTGCTGGTCAGCGAAGGTACGCGCCAGCGCGCGCCCTACAAGGCTGTGCTCACGCACGGCTATGTGGTGGACGGCGAGGGACGCAAGATGTCCAAGTCCATCGGCAACGTCATTGCGCCGCAGGAACTCATTGAAAAGTTCGGTGCAGAAATAGTGCGCCTGTGGGTTTCTTCAGTGGAATACCGCGAGGACATCCGCATTTCCGACGAGATTCTTGGCCGCCTTGTGGATGCCTATCGCCGCATCCGCAACACCTGCCGCTTCATTCTTGGCAACCTTGAAGGTCTCGGCAAGGATGATCTGCTGCCGTTGAACGAGCTGCTGCCACTTGACCGCTTTGCCATTGACGCCGCAGCCCGCGTGCACGACCGTGTGCAGCAGGCCTATATGGATTTTGACTTCCACAAGGTCTATCACACCCTGCACAACTACTGCGTGACCGACCTTTCGTCCATGTATCTGGATGTGCTGAAAGACCGCCTCTACGCCTCCGGCCCCGCCAGCGCGGAACGCCGCTCGGCCCAGACAGCCCTGTGGCACATCCTTGGCCTGTTGCTGCGCGACATGGCCCCGGTACTTTCCTTCACTGCGGAAGAAATCTTTGCGCATCTGCCCGAAGGCCTGCGCGGTGGGGAACCCACGGTATTTGCCCTTCAGCCCATTGAATCTGCCCCACTTATGCTTGACGAAGGCGCGCGCGACGACTGGAACGTGCTCGCCGCCGTGCGCGGGGCCGTGACCAAGGCCATTGAACCCATGCGGCGCGATGGCGTTATCGGCCATTCGCTCGACACGCGCGTGACCCTCTTTGTGGCAGACGAACTTCGCCAGCGCCTTGAAGGCCTGAACACAGACCTGCGCGCCTTCTGCATTGTTTCGCAAATCGCCATGCAGCCCCTTGAAAGCGCACCGCAAGGCGCGTACTGCGATGAAGAAATCGCCGGACTTGCCATCGGTGTGGAAAAGGCTCACGGCGAAAAATGCGAACGTTGCTGGATTTACAGCACGGAACTTGGCACCGACGCTGAGCATCCCACGCTCTGCCCCCGCTGCACCGCCGTTATCAAGGCCATGGAAGCGTAA
- a CDS encoding HypC/HybG/HupF family hydrogenase formation chaperone: protein MCLAIPARIEELQGEGMARVRVGESSTFLTASIMLLPEEPKVGDYVIVHAGFALHTMTPQEAEDSLSALRELAQAMDGAPANF, encoded by the coding sequence ATGTGTCTTGCCATACCAGCCAGAATTGAAGAACTTCAGGGAGAGGGCATGGCCCGCGTGCGCGTGGGCGAAAGCTCCACTTTTCTCACCGCCTCCATCATGCTGCTGCCCGAAGAACCCAAGGTCGGCGATTATGTGATTGTGCACGCCGGTTTTGCCCTGCACACCATGACGCCGCAAGAAGCTGAAGACAGCCTCTCGGCGTTGCGCGAACTGGCCCAGGCCATGGATGGAGCACCGGCCAACTTCTGA
- a CDS encoding peptidoglycan bridge formation glycyltransferase FemA/FemB family protein, with translation MVDVIAKATNELNPTDILFQTPYWAQVKSHMGMAPLAFDIHSTKTWGDVLVLIKDHCGHKMALVPQGPEYAPSEDSYGQYLEDLSVALADRLEPDVAFIRYDLPWKSLYADEMQEQGWCAFPEARIREMRMNMGTRFWNFKKASADMTVASSLVVDLEGNEDEILGRMKPKTRYNIGLARRKGVSVEEADSSNLADFYGLYEQTARRNGFAPCSSKQFSAMFRCNFGAKDEADIVFLLARHGRDILSGAIIGISGQHANFLYGASGNIKRNYMASSLMHWTGMRIARQLGCRRYEMGAVSPTPDATHPFNGLHQFKVGFGGRIELRSGSWDYPLNQGAYRAIQNAEAMCRELGA, from the coding sequence ATGGTGGATGTGATCGCCAAGGCGACTAACGAACTGAATCCGACAGACATACTGTTTCAGACCCCCTACTGGGCGCAGGTCAAATCGCATATGGGCATGGCCCCCCTGGCTTTTGACATTCATTCCACAAAGACCTGGGGCGACGTGCTGGTGCTGATAAAAGATCATTGCGGGCACAAGATGGCTCTTGTGCCGCAGGGGCCGGAGTATGCGCCTTCAGAGGATTCATACGGGCAGTATCTGGAAGACCTTTCCGTTGCCCTGGCAGACCGGCTTGAACCAGACGTGGCCTTTATCCGCTACGACCTGCCCTGGAAGTCCCTGTATGCGGACGAGATGCAGGAGCAGGGGTGGTGCGCCTTTCCGGAGGCGCGCATACGCGAGATGCGTATGAACATGGGCACCAGATTCTGGAACTTCAAAAAGGCTTCCGCAGACATGACCGTGGCAAGTTCGTTGGTGGTGGATCTTGAAGGCAACGAAGACGAAATCCTGGGCAGAATGAAGCCCAAAACCCGCTATAATATCGGTCTGGCCCGACGCAAGGGAGTGAGTGTGGAGGAGGCCGACAGCAGCAACCTTGCTGATTTTTACGGCCTGTACGAACAGACCGCCAGAAGAAACGGCTTTGCCCCTTGCAGCAGCAAACAGTTCTCGGCCATGTTTCGCTGCAATTTCGGCGCAAAGGATGAAGCAGATATTGTATTTTTGCTGGCCCGCCACGGGCGCGATATCCTTTCCGGCGCCATAATCGGCATTTCAGGGCAACACGCCAACTTTCTGTACGGGGCATCGGGCAATATCAAGCGCAACTATATGGCGTCCAGCCTCATGCACTGGACAGGCATGCGCATTGCGCGGCAGCTCGGCTGCCGCCGTTACGAAATGGGCGCAGTCTCGCCCACGCCTGACGCCACGCACCCCTTCAACGGACTGCACCAATTCAAGGTCGGCTTTGGTGGCCGCATCGAGCTGCGGAGCGGCTCGTGGGACTATCCGCTGAATCAGGGGGCATACCGCGCCATACAGAATGCCGAGGCCATGTGCAGAGAACTTGGAGCATGA
- the rnk gene encoding nucleoside diphosphate kinase regulator, with product MKEYPNITITSKDAARLETLLETLPADGFPGRKALEEELYRAKVVAPEEIPPSVVTMNSTVRFAMLPSGTERRLKLVYPGKSDASEDSISILAPVGSALLGLAEGDDIHWPNPNGGTLHLVVHEVEDQPERAGHYDL from the coding sequence ATGAAAGAATATCCCAATATTACCATCACAAGCAAGGACGCCGCGAGGCTGGAAACCCTGCTGGAAACCCTGCCCGCCGATGGATTCCCCGGCCGCAAGGCTCTGGAAGAAGAGCTCTACCGCGCAAAGGTTGTGGCCCCAGAAGAAATACCCCCCTCGGTGGTGACCATGAATTCCACCGTGCGTTTCGCCATGCTGCCTTCCGGCACCGAACGCCGCCTCAAGCTTGTGTACCCCGGAAAATCTGACGCCAGCGAGGATTCCATCTCCATTCTGGCGCCTGTGGGCAGCGCGTTGTTGGGGCTTGCCGAGGGCGATGACATCCACTGGCCCAACCCCAACGGTGGCACCCTGCACCTCGTGGTGCATGAAGTGGAAGACCAGCCGGAACGCGCCGGGCACTACGACCTGTAA
- the hmcD gene encoding sulfate respiration complex protein HmcD, which produces MEFNTFYQYFLFTKSWAYVMMFVVLPVYVLYWNFVLFPEKKERNNNSKH; this is translated from the coding sequence ATGGAATTCAATACTTTCTATCAGTATTTTCTCTTCACGAAGAGCTGGGCTTATGTGATGATGTTTGTGGTACTGCCCGTTTACGTGCTGTACTGGAACTTCGTCCTGTTCCCCGAAAAGAAAGAACGTAACAACAACTCCAAGCACTAG
- the hmcC gene encoding sulfate respiration complex protein HmcC, giving the protein MAHHSIVIPTRDKLFNISEFLTPTPGNIISAIILAVGFVITVIRFTVGIGSVTNLSDVQPWGMWIGFDLLCGVCLAAGGYFTTVACYIMGMKHFHSAVRPAITTAFLGYAFVVIALLYDLGHPLRLPFMFFFPGTTSVLFEVGLCVATYVSVLLIEFSVAPLEWMSCRFPWLIKIRKIVVKCTIPLTIFGVTLSTLHQSSLGSLYLISPGKVFPLWYSPFMPMFFFVSSMAAGASMVIFEGMLAHRGVHHYMDKTHLREADDVTFSFARAASFILFAYFMLKLIDMLVQANFPYLFTGYGVWWLVEMLGFVLMPALIYAKGARDRNLTLCRIGATNTVLGIVLNRFNVSMIAFNYNLPSAERYFPSIWEICISMFVVTMIVTVYRFIVYNMPVLYEHPDFKGEH; this is encoded by the coding sequence ATGGCACACCACAGCATAGTTATTCCCACCAGGGACAAGCTGTTCAATATCAGCGAATTCCTGACGCCCACCCCCGGCAACATCATTTCTGCCATCATTCTGGCCGTGGGCTTTGTTATCACCGTTATCCGCTTTACCGTGGGTATCGGCTCCGTCACCAACCTCAGCGATGTGCAGCCATGGGGCATGTGGATCGGCTTTGACCTTCTGTGCGGCGTGTGTCTTGCAGCGGGCGGCTATTTTACCACTGTCGCCTGCTACATCATGGGCATGAAGCACTTCCACTCGGCGGTGCGTCCGGCCATCACCACAGCCTTTTTGGGCTACGCCTTCGTGGTTATCGCCCTGCTGTACGATCTGGGCCATCCGCTGCGTCTGCCCTTCATGTTCTTCTTCCCCGGCACCACGTCAGTTCTGTTTGAAGTGGGCCTGTGCGTGGCGACCTACGTTTCCGTGCTGCTCATCGAATTCTCGGTGGCCCCGCTGGAATGGATGTCCTGCCGCTTCCCCTGGCTCATCAAGATCCGCAAGATCGTGGTCAAGTGCACCATTCCGTTGACCATCTTCGGTGTGACCCTGTCCACCCTGCACCAGTCCTCGCTGGGTTCGCTCTACCTGATCTCCCCCGGCAAGGTCTTCCCCCTGTGGTACTCGCCCTTCATGCCCATGTTCTTCTTTGTAAGCTCCATGGCCGCTGGCGCGTCCATGGTTATCTTTGAAGGCATGCTGGCCCACCGCGGCGTGCACCACTACATGGACAAAACCCACCTGCGTGAAGCTGACGACGTGACCTTCAGCTTTGCCCGCGCGGCTTCGTTCATTCTCTTCGCCTACTTCATGCTCAAGCTTATCGACATGCTTGTGCAGGCCAACTTCCCCTACCTCTTCACGGGTTACGGGGTTTGGTGGCTGGTGGAAATGCTGGGCTTTGTGCTGATGCCCGCCCTGATCTACGCCAAGGGCGCGCGTGACCGCAATCTGACCCTGTGCCGCATTGGCGCGACCAACACGGTGCTGGGCATCGTGCTGAACCGCTTCAACGTTTCCATGATCGCCTTCAACTACAACTTGCCGTCGGCGGAACGCTACTTCCCCAGCATCTGGGAAATCTGCATCTCCATGTTTGTGGTGACCATGATCGTCACGGTCTACCGCTTTATCGTTTACAACATGCCGGTGCTGTACGAACACCCAGACTTCAAGGGCGAGCACTAA
- the hmcB gene encoding sulfate respiration complex iron-sulfur protein HmcB produces the protein MNRRKFLAIMGSAGVISALGTAKVANAGVHTFPYYADSYGVLHDTTRCIGCRRCEEACNAVNHLPKPKKPFTDLSVTATKRRTSAYEWTVVNKYNVNGKDVFRKLQCFHCNDPACASACFAKCFQKQPDGSVTYEGSQCVGCRYCMVACPFYVPGFQYDEAFDPLVQKCTFCEPRLKEGKLPGCVEACPMDALTFGRRSDLIRIARSRITENPGKYVNYVYGEHDAGGTAWMVLSPAVAAPAAAKDAKAHDAHADTSELKQLGLDKHLGTQPMGELTYGALGTVPMIVAFWPVLFGGAYAMTKRREAIFKAEKDAHVKETKDDLAAAVDAAVRKIEETQGPGAADTARRAMTDALKAREAECCKEHGEDK, from the coding sequence ATGAATCGCAGAAAATTCCTGGCCATCATGGGAAGCGCGGGCGTGATTTCGGCATTGGGCACTGCCAAGGTGGCCAATGCCGGGGTACACACCTTCCCCTACTATGCAGACAGCTACGGCGTGCTGCATGACACCACGCGCTGCATCGGCTGCCGCCGTTGCGAAGAAGCCTGCAACGCGGTGAACCACCTGCCCAAGCCCAAGAAACCCTTCACCGACCTTTCGGTGACTGCCACCAAGCGTCGCACCTCGGCCTATGAGTGGACAGTGGTTAACAAGTACAACGTCAACGGCAAGGACGTGTTCCGCAAGTTGCAGTGCTTCCACTGCAACGACCCGGCCTGCGCCTCTGCCTGTTTTGCCAAATGCTTCCAGAAGCAGCCCGACGGCAGCGTGACCTACGAAGGTTCGCAGTGCGTGGGCTGCCGGTACTGCATGGTTGCCTGTCCTTTCTATGTGCCGGGCTTCCAGTATGATGAGGCGTTCGATCCCCTGGTGCAGAAGTGCACCTTCTGCGAACCCCGCCTCAAGGAAGGCAAGCTGCCCGGTTGCGTGGAAGCCTGCCCCATGGACGCCCTGACCTTTGGCCGCCGCAGCGACCTGATCAGGATTGCCCGCTCGCGCATCACTGAAAATCCCGGCAAGTACGTGAACTACGTTTACGGCGAACACGATGCCGGCGGTACCGCGTGGATGGTGCTTTCTCCTGCCGTGGCTGCTCCTGCCGCCGCCAAGGACGCCAAAGCCCATGATGCCCACGCCGACACCAGCGAACTCAAGCAACTTGGGCTCGACAAGCACCTGGGCACGCAGCCCATGGGCGAGTTGACCTACGGCGCTCTGGGTACCGTGCCCATGATCGTGGCCTTCTGGCCTGTGCTGTTTGGCGGTGCGTACGCCATGACCAAACGCCGCGAAGCCATCTTCAAGGCGGAGAAGGACGCACACGTCAAGGAGACCAAGGACGATCTGGCCGCAGCCGTTGACGCAGCAGTGCGCAAGATTGAGGAAACCCAGGGTCCGGGCGCTGCCGACACAGCCCGCCGCGCAATGACCGACGCCTTGAAGGCTCGGGAAGCGGAGTGCTGCAAGGAGCACGGGGAGGATAAGTAA